The following nucleotide sequence is from Rhodospirillales bacterium.
TTTAAGCCTGTCGATGGCGCTGCGCTATTCATTGGAGCGCGCGGACCTTGCCGATTTGATTGAGCAGAGCGTGCAGGCGGTGCTGGATGCAGGCGTGCGCACGGCGGATATTATGAGCGAGGGGTGCCGGGAGGTTTCGACATCCGCGATGGGCGATGCGCTGATTGAGGCGCTTTCGGAAGCCAAGAGTAAGGCGGCCTGAAATTATAGTATTTCCGCTTAAGAATGAGACATTCTCTTTCTATTGTCATCCCGGCGAAAGCCGGGATCTTGTAGTTACATGCAACCAGATCCCGGCTTTCGCCGGGATGACATTTGTGTTTCATGTGTCTCATTCTTAAGCGGAAATACTATATTTGTCATTGCGAGGCGAAGCCGAAGCAATCCAGAAAGCCGGATAGATGTAGATTGCTTCGTCGCTATGCTCCTCGCAATGACGTACGGCGCATAAAAAAAGCCCGGACGCGAGGACCGGGCTTTTTGTTCGTTTCTTAGTAAAATGGATTACATACGATAGGCAAGCGCACAGATAGAATCCACAGATGTAAGGTCATAACTCGTACCAGCTACATCGTTGCCATTGTTATCCTGCGTTGTACCACGGCAGTTTTGCCCATTGTCCGATATGATGGAACCTGTCAATGCATTTCCATCATCGAGACGGCGGTCGATGTTGGCTGCCTGAACACCGGTCACAGCGCCATTACTGCCATCAACCGTCGCCGCGACACCATTCAACACCAGATAAATACCGGCACGGAACTCCGTTCCATCAAAACCGTTCAATGTCCCGGTACGGGTATCGCCGACCATAAAACCACCGCCAATAGACGCCGTCGGGTTAGTCACGCCCATGGCCGCCGTCTGTCCAGAACCGTCCATGCCGGTGATCAGACCCGCCGCAAGCATCTGGCCGAAAAAGGCAATGCCTTCGTCTGCAGGCGCCTCGCCAACATTCTCATCAATAATTCCGTTATTTGCAGTAGCAGAAATATCTATTCCACAAGCACTGGTGTTGGGACAGTTGGCAAGACGCGCCGTTGCACTTCCCATATCGCCCGGAATCGCGTTAAACTGGT
It contains:
- a CDS encoding prepilin-type N-terminal cleavage/methylation domain-containing protein, with the translated sequence MNTTLQTMRKDEQGFTLVELAVVMIIIGLLIGGILKGQELITNARVTSTASQMESLGAAYNTFRDQFNAIPGDMGSATARLANCPNTSACGIDISATANNGIIDENVGEAPADEGIAFFGQMLAAGLITGMDGSGQTAAMGVTNPTASIGGGFMVGDTRTGTLNGFDGTEFRAGIYLVLNGVAATVDGSNGAVTGVQAANIDRRLDDGNALTGSIISDNGQNCRGTTQDNNGNDVAGTSYDLTSVDSICALAYRM